GTTGGAATAAAACGAATCGGTATTGCCCAGACGGATCTCCTCAAAACATTCTCCAGCCCTGTAGGCACCTATTCTCCCGAGCAAGTTTTTGCTCGCTTGGAAGGTATTGTCTCAGAATCGAAGGTTCAGGCATTTATTGTGGGTTGGCCTTTACAACCTGACGGTTCTGAAGGAGATACTGCGACTATGGTGCAATCTTTCATTGATCGATTAAGTGCTACATTTCCTACAATTCCCATCCATAAAGTTGATGAGCGCTATTCGTCTAATGAGGCTATGGGTTTAATGATAGATGCTGGTCTAAAACGAAAGAAAAGGAAGCAAAAAGAGAGTGTGGATAGAATTGCAGCAGCCATTATCTTACAGCGTTATTTGGAAGAAAATCATTCTTAAATCAAATGCCGATTTTACCAATTGTTACTTACAACGATCCTGTTCTAAGAGCTAAGGCTGAGCCCGTTCAGGAATTTACTGAAGAGGTTGTTCAGTTTATTCAAGATATGTTCGATACAATGTATAATTCAGACGGAGTGGGGCTCGCAGCTCCTCAGGTTGGAGTATCAACAAGAATTTTTGTACTGGATGCTGATAATATGTTGGATGAAGAGGAAGAAAAACCAGGTCCTATGGCATTTATCAATCCTGAGATTCTTGAAAAGAAAGGTAGTGAAATCCCAATGGATGAAGGGTGTTTAAGCATCCCGGAAGTAACCGATAAAGTAATTAGGCCAGAAACAGTAGTTGTTAAGTATAAGGATGAAGAATTCAATGATTGTGAAATAGAAGCTTCCGGCTGGCTTGCTAGAGTCATACAGCATGAATATGACCACCTCGATGGGATTTTATTTATCGATTATCTAAGCTCATTTCGCAAAAGAATGCACAAATCAGATCTGAAAGAAATCGAAAA
This genomic window from Balneola sp. contains:
- the ruvX gene encoding Holliday junction resolvase RuvX, encoding MQEYSRLVGIDVGIKRIGIAQTDLLKTFSSPVGTYSPEQVFARLEGIVSESKVQAFIVGWPLQPDGSEGDTATMVQSFIDRLSATFPTIPIHKVDERYSSNEAMGLMIDAGLKRKKRKQKESVDRIAAAIILQRYLEENHS
- the def gene encoding peptide deformylase; translated protein: MPILPIVTYNDPVLRAKAEPVQEFTEEVVQFIQDMFDTMYNSDGVGLAAPQVGVSTRIFVLDADNMLDEEEEKPGPMAFINPEILEKKGSEIPMDEGCLSIPEVTDKVIRPETVVVKYKDEEFNDCEIEASGWLARVIQHEYDHLDGILFIDYLSSFRKRMHKSDLKEIEKGIRETKYPVKPK